A part of Acaryochloris sp. CCMEE 5410 genomic DNA contains:
- a CDS encoding tyrosine-type recombinase/integrase: protein MSSKVLATVATEFLNRPGYAASTLKSYELTLLPLLQQYGSLPLELLTREVLEDYLNSLQQLSYTTHRRHQAILQSLLNFALERGHIKSNPIAHLKQRKPDAQQGESGTDELVRYLTPEQLQRLYQRVKPDRRLHALVRLLHRSGARIAELLALDLANVNLQDCKFQVVGKGNKRRWCFYSDDAAQVLAEYIQYYRHPSSQALFTAQQPQSGLITRVSYTTIYKSWKKLTEHDPVLEGLRLHDLRHTFATERVGLMGIEELRALMGHQHLQTTLRYQKVTSSRAEEVAKQALQKLLNL, encoded by the coding sequence ATGTCCAGTAAGGTCTTAGCGACAGTAGCGACTGAATTTCTCAACCGTCCAGGCTACGCGGCTAGCACCCTCAAGTCCTATGAGTTAACCCTTCTTCCTTTGTTGCAGCAGTATGGCAGCCTACCACTGGAATTACTGACAAGGGAGGTGCTTGAAGACTACCTCAACAGTCTCCAGCAGTTGTCCTACACTACGCATCGGCGTCACCAGGCGATTCTTCAATCCTTGCTGAACTTTGCTTTGGAACGAGGGCATATCAAATCGAATCCCATTGCTCATCTCAAGCAACGTAAACCTGACGCACAACAAGGAGAGTCTGGAACAGACGAGTTAGTCCGATATCTCACCCCTGAGCAATTGCAACGGCTGTATCAAAGGGTTAAACCAGATAGACGCCTGCATGCATTGGTCCGTTTGCTTCATCGGTCGGGGGCCAGGATTGCTGAACTACTGGCTTTGGATCTCGCCAATGTCAATCTCCAAGACTGTAAGTTTCAAGTGGTGGGTAAGGGCAATAAACGCCGATGGTGTTTCTACAGCGATGATGCCGCACAAGTATTAGCGGAATACATTCAATATTATCGACACCCCAGTTCTCAAGCCTTATTTACAGCACAACAACCTCAATCAGGATTGATAACCCGTGTGAGCTACACAACCATCTATAAAAGCTGGAAAAAATTGACTGAGCATGATCCGGTCTTGGAGGGGCTACGGCTCCATGATCTACGTCATACCTTTGCCACGGAACGAGTGGGTTTAATGGGAATCGAGGAGTTGAGGGCCTTGATGGGGCATCAACATTTGCAGACAACTTTGCGCTATCAAAAGGTGACTTCAAGCAGGGCTGAAGAAGTCGCTAAACAGGCTTTACAAAAGTTGCTTAATTTATAG
- a CDS encoding double zinc ribbon domain-containing protein: MSSDWSACPPHPQESLKDYVCRLRQQQNWTQAQLATAAGVHRQTIGKIEKGQTQRLNQRARNGLAFALSIPAEYLDALSQGKPITPVSSVKFCPQCWRPGQTPDPMWTDLRSHFCFACGTRLINQCAQCQQPILSLQFRFCPYCGKAYQSQATRST, from the coding sequence ATGTCGTCAGATTGGTCTGCTTGTCCTCCTCACCCCCAAGAATCCTTAAAGGATTATGTCTGTCGTCTTCGTCAACAGCAGAATTGGACTCAGGCCCAACTCGCTACAGCTGCAGGGGTACATCGCCAAACCATCGGCAAGATTGAAAAGGGACAAACTCAACGCCTCAATCAACGGGCGAGAAACGGCTTGGCGTTTGCTTTGAGCATTCCAGCAGAGTATCTGGATGCCCTCAGCCAAGGTAAACCTATAACCCCAGTCTCTTCTGTCAAATTCTGTCCCCAATGTTGGCGGCCAGGACAGACTCCAGACCCGATGTGGACAGATTTACGGAGTCATTTTTGTTTTGCCTGTGGGACTCGCCTCATCAACCAGTGCGCTCAGTGTCAGCAACCGATCTTGTCTTTACAATTCCGCTTCTGCCCCTATTGCGGTAAGGCTTATCAGAGCCAAGCGACCCGTTCGACCTAA